The Pelodiscus sinensis isolate JC-2024 chromosome 30, ASM4963464v1, whole genome shotgun sequence genome has a window encoding:
- the LOC142821167 gene encoding olfactory receptor 11A1-like, with product MEKEGGGNQTHIMEFILLGFGEVSELQPLLFLLFLAIYIVTTGGNILIVVLVVADQHLHTPMYFFLGNLSFLDISYTFTFLPRLLASLLTGDRTISVKGCLGQFYWFSIMATTELLLLTAMSYDRYLAICHPLRYAVLMNGRVCAQLVAGSWISGFLLGTIVNSFVFSLSFCDSKEIDHFFCDLSPMIKLSCSDTRTLQLVTFIVATTGALVPLLLTLTSYICIITTILRIPSSTGRQKTFSTCSSHLIVVSVFYGTLIAVYVVPTTNTPKMLHKIFSVFYTVLNPMINPVIYCLRNKEVKESLRKIVLNLVAFRNRHRV from the coding sequence ATGGagaaagaaggaggaggaaacCAAACGCACATCATGGAATTCATCCTCCTGGGATTTGGGGAGGTCTCTGAACTGCagcctctcctcttcctgctgtttctggCCATCTACATTGTGACAACGGGTGGGAACATCCTCATTGTGGTGTTAGTTGTGGCTGATcagcaccttcacacccccatgtacttcttcttGGGGAACTTGTCTTTCCTGGACATCAGTTATACCTTCACCttcctgccccggctgctggccagtctcctgaCTGGGGACAGAACCATCTCTGTTAAGGGCTGCCTGGGGCAATTTTATTGGTTCTCTATCATGGCAACTACAGAACTTTTGCTGCTCACGGCCATGTCATACGATCGGTATCTAGCAATATGCCATCCCCTCCGTTATGCTGTTCTGATGAACGGCAGGGTGTGTGCCCAGCTCGTGGCAGGGTCCTGGATAAGCGGCTTCCTGCTCGGCACCATAGTAAATAGCTTTGTGTTCTCATTATCGTTCTGTGATTCTAAAGAAatcgaccatttcttttgtgatttatCGCCCATGATAAAACTGTCCTGCAGTGACACCCGGACTCTGCAACTGGTGACATTTATTGTTGCTACCACAGGGGCTCTTGTGCCCTTGCTACTGACTCTGACGTCCTACATTTGTATCATCACCACCATCCTGAGGATCCCTTCCAGCACCGGGAGGCAAAagaccttttccacctgctcctcccacctcattgtggtgtCAGTTTTCTATGGGACTCTAATTGCTGTCTATGTGGTTCCAACAACCAACACTCCCAAAATGCTACACAAAATATTCTCGGTCTTCTACACAGTCCTGAATCCCATGATCAACCCCGtcatctactgcctgagaaacaaggaggtcaaaGAGTCtttgagaaaaattgttctgaatCTGGTTGCTTTCAGAAACAGGCACAGAGTCTGA
- the LOC142821298 gene encoding uncharacterized protein LOC142821298: MDTKRNFIGLSFKSNAEKRDTSLQRSGVQSPARGTSQLSRVVASQPSQVVASQPFRGMSQPSPVTSQEPSRVTTSKQRSERTSQPTRVTVPEATRVTVPEATRVTVPEACHGTSQVSRVVVSQPSRGISPLSHVSASLAPPPAPPAPTPTPPAQPCGRRPSNSWRRGHRRSQQRCSPVSEGISSPWKDEFRRPRATLDAELAGEAEGSGGTTTPLPPIQPPAAAAAIPEQPKEEVPMNLAPPPRERKVRWAPQAGTGPLPDSRLFSSGVPTPAQGTPQQPSQVVTSQPSQPPAPPPTPTPPAQPCCRRRLQQCFFLLPEGYLSLERERIRQPQAKLAAESAGGAEGSRSSAMPLPSIQPPSAAAAGPTTTRAQPKQQVGPEGSEPPPRERKPRRAPQAGTGPLPNSHLCTSRQQQLQPQPPQPPQQPRKSCPTRSRGRAVRNPGMVARPEPEAAVPTTKYEIKLSDDATSLLLRRHLQNKCGCTNPVVGTRLLPGSQSRAGLDLTSCIKISLLNDQDRYDDEDYDEDPAPGVVDQELVRRCTEWLDGMKKEKRGDRLGKLRHPENS; this comes from the exons ATGGACACAAAGAGGAATTTTATTGGACTTTCCTTCAAATCCAATGCTGAAAAAAGAGACACATCTCTGCAGAGAAG CGGTGTTCAAAGTCCAGCACGGGGGACATCGCAGCTCTCCCGGGTGGTGGCATCGCAACCCTCCCAGGTGGTAGCGTCGCAGCCCTTCCGGGGTATGTCACAGCCCTCTCCAGTGACGTCGCAAGAGCCCTCCCGGGTGACGACATCAAAACAGCGCTCCGAGAGGACATCGCAGCCCACCCGGGTGACAGTGCCGGAGGCCACCCGGGTGACAGTGCCGGAGGCCACCCGGGTGACAGTGCCGGAGGCCTGTCACGGGACATCGCAGGTCTCCCGGGTGGTGGTGTCCCAGCCCTCCCGGGGGATATCACCGCTCTCCCATGTGAGtgcttctctggccccaccacccgctcctcctgcccccacgccCACTCCTCCGGCTCAGCCCTGCGGCCGTCGCCCCTCCAACTCATGGCGCCGGGGCCACCGCCGGTCGCAGCAGCGCTGTTCTCCCGTATCGGAGGGAATCTCAAGCCCGTGGAAGGATGAGTTCCGCCGGCCCCGGGCGACGCTGGACGCTGAgctggcaggggaagcagaggggtcAGGCGGCACCACCACGCCCCTTCCACCCATCCAGCCtcccgccgctgccgccgccaTCCCTGAGCAGCCTAAGGAGGAGGTGCCTATGAATTTAGCACCGCCGCCCAGAGAGAGGAAGGTGCGGTGGGCGCCCCAGGCAGGGACTGGCCCCTTGCCCGACTCCCGCCTCTTCTCCAGCGGCGTTCCAACTCCCGCACAGGGGACACCGCAGCAGCCCTCCCAGGTGGTGACGTCGCAGCCCTCccagccacctgctccccccccgaCACCCACTCCTCCGGCTCAACCCTGCTGCCGCCGCCGGTTACAGCAGTGCTTTTTTCTTCTGCCGGAGGGCTACTTAAGCCTGGAGAGAGAGCGGATCCGCCAGCCCCAGGCGAAGCTGGCTGCTGAGTCAGCAGGCGGAGCAGAGGGGTCACGGAGCAGCGCCATGCCCCTACCATCCATCCAGCCTCCCTCTGCTGCGGCCGCTGGCCCCACCACCACCCGGGCACAGCCTAAGCAGCAGGTAGGGCCTGAGGGTTCAGAACCGCCACCCAGAGAGAGGAAGCCGCGGAGGGCGCCGCAGGCCGGGACTGGCCCTTTGCCCAACTCCCACCTCTGCACCTCTCGGCAGCAACAGCTACAGCCGCAGCCGCCGCAGCCGCCGCAGCAACCACGGAAGTCGTGCCCAACACGTAGCCGTGGTCGCGCCGTCAGGAACCCAGGCATGGTGGCGAGGCCGGAGCCGGAGGCTGCAGTCCCCACAACCAAGTACGAAATTAAGCTATCAGATGACGCGACCTCGCTGCTGCTGCGCCGCCACCTGCAGAACAAGTGTGGGTGTACGAACCCCGTCGTCGGCACCAGGCTCCTGccgggctcccagagcagagCCGGCCTGGACCTCACGTCCTGTATAAAGATCTCACTCCTGAATGACCAGGACCGGTACGACGACGAGGACTATGACGAGGATCCGGCACCGGGGGTCGTGGACCAGGAGCTGGTGCGCAGGTGCACAGAGTGGCTGGATGGCATGaagaaagagaagagaggggacaggctgggaaagCTGCGCCACCCGGAGAACTCCTGA